The Parambassis ranga chromosome 14, fParRan2.1, whole genome shotgun sequence genome includes a window with the following:
- the LOC114446581 gene encoding uncharacterized protein LOC114446581: MAKSDGLLFKSTSPMSPPPPLHCLQSLGGWCGVGQVRSERGERQAQPLFTAEAAHSLRSTGETQTKKLPCQKSLFPTPLGQDTSTKGAPAIHLSPCSKSDVEEEDGERCGDGGGLKWSAGGVSCQHKKSRVKPRTPHLLSTSSLVCTGCHTGDMAAGFSPDCRNISSVAESRTAGKDNESKGRGGRGRQGGQTMDFFYGLRSHMHTHFTNVT, translated from the exons ATGGCAAAATCGGACGGGCTCCTTTTCAAATCCACGTCTCCAATGTCCCCCCCGCCacccctccactgtctgcagtcGCTGGGCGGCTGGTgtg GAGTGGGGCAAGTTCGGTCAGAGCGAGGAGAAAGGCAGGCACAGCCTCTTTTCACTGCCGAAGCAGCTCACAGCCTGCGATCGACAGGAG aGACCCAAACTAAAAAACTGCCCTGCCAGAAATCCCTATTTCCCACCCCCCTTGGGCAAGACACATCCACCAAGG GAGCCCCGGCAATTCATCTTTCTCCATGCTCGAAG AGTgatgtggaggaagaggatggagaACGgtgtggagatggaggagggtTGAAGTGGAGTGCTGGAGGCGTTTCCTGCCAGCACAAAAAGAGCAGAGTCAAGCCCCgcaccccccacctcctcagCACCTCTTCATTAGTATGCACCGGCTGTCACACAGGTGACATGGCCGCTGGATTCAGTCCTGACTGCAGGAACATCAGCAGCGTGGCAGAAAGCAGGACAGCAGGTAAGGACAATGAGAGCAAGGGgcggggaggaagagggagacaaggggGACAGACGATGGACTTCTTTTATGGACTTAggtcacacatgcatacacactttACGAAtgtaacataa